In the Gammaproteobacteria bacterium genome, one interval contains:
- the nuoE gene encoding NADH:quinone oxidoreductase subunit E translates to MSTQPEEMVKKIVLSPAEREEIEHWIIKYPPERRQSAVMAALRIVQDNNHGWLSQAHLEAVAAYLEIPLIAVQEVASFYSMYELAPIGRHKVCVCTNISCMLRGSDEVIAHLSKRLGIKPGETTTDGRFTLREVECLGACIGAPMMQIGRQYYENLTSERIDRILDSLE, encoded by the coding sequence GTGAGTACCCAGCCCGAGGAAATGGTAAAAAAAATAGTTTTATCTCCAGCGGAACGCGAGGAGATTGAGCATTGGATAATTAAATATCCGCCTGAGCGCAGACAGTCAGCGGTCATGGCGGCGTTGCGGATTGTTCAAGACAATAATCATGGTTGGCTGTCACAAGCCCATTTAGAGGCAGTAGCAGCTTATTTAGAAATTCCGCTGATTGCTGTTCAAGAAGTAGCTTCTTTTTATTCAATGTATGAGTTAGCACCCATTGGTCGTCACAAAGTCTGCGTATGTACCAATATTTCTTGTATGTTACGAGGTTCGGACGAGGTGATTGCACATTTGAGCAAACGGCTTGGAATCAAGCCAGGCGAGACGACTACAGATGGGCGCTTTACGCTTAGGGAGGTAGAGTGCCTCGGTGCCTGCATTGGTGCGCCCATGATGCAGATCGGACGTCAGTATTATGAAAATCTGACTTCCGAGCGCATCGACCGGATCCTCGACAGTTTGGAATAG
- a CDS encoding NADH-quinone oxidoreductase, with the protein MLNIQINGIDIQVPHGTMIIDAAEHAGIVIPRFCYHKKLSTAASCRMCLVEVEKQAKAVPACATPVGEGMKIYTKSPKALGAQRGVMEFLLINHPLDCPICDQGGECPLQEAAMGFGSTDSRYSFSKRVVPNPNFGPLVAADMTRCIHCTRCLRFTREIAGVMDLGAIKRGEQMAITTYVGHPLTSELSGNLIDLCPVGALTSKPARFTARSWELQEHFAIGPHDSFGSHLRVDTRNGQVMRVIARECEEINETWISDRDRFSYQGLYASDRLQAPRIREEGVWRTVDWSTALEFVAKGINQIRETYGSTALGALIAPTATLEESYLVQKLMRTAGSPNIDHRLRQIDFSDQEHDPVFPWLGCSIVELEQKNAFLVIGSHVRKEHPLVNHRLRKAMFWGGGAYYVSGCSNP; encoded by the coding sequence ATGTTAAACATCCAAATCAATGGCATTGATATCCAGGTTCCGCACGGAACCATGATTATTGATGCCGCCGAACATGCAGGAATTGTTATTCCGCGTTTCTGTTATCACAAGAAGCTCTCTACTGCCGCCAGCTGTCGGATGTGTTTGGTGGAAGTCGAGAAACAAGCTAAAGCGGTACCGGCTTGTGCTACTCCTGTGGGAGAGGGGATGAAAATTTATACTAAATCCCCAAAAGCTCTCGGTGCCCAACGTGGGGTAATGGAATTTTTGCTTATTAATCACCCATTGGACTGCCCAATCTGCGATCAGGGAGGAGAGTGTCCGTTGCAAGAAGCAGCCATGGGATTTGGTTCTACGGATTCACGTTATTCTTTTAGTAAACGAGTGGTACCTAATCCAAATTTCGGCCCATTGGTTGCGGCTGATATGACACGTTGTATTCATTGTACGCGTTGTCTGCGATTTACTAGAGAAATTGCGGGAGTAATGGATTTAGGTGCCATTAAACGTGGTGAACAGATGGCGATTACCACTTATGTGGGTCATCCTCTGACTTCAGAACTCTCTGGTAATCTTATTGATTTATGTCCTGTAGGTGCGTTGACATCTAAACCTGCACGATTTACTGCGCGTTCCTGGGAACTTCAGGAGCATTTCGCTATTGGCCCTCATGATTCTTTTGGTTCTCATTTGCGAGTGGATACTCGGAATGGGCAGGTTATGCGCGTGATTGCCCGTGAGTGCGAAGAAATCAATGAGACTTGGATTTCTGATCGTGATCGTTTTAGCTATCAAGGTTTATATGCTAGTGATCGGTTACAAGCTCCGCGAATCCGTGAAGAGGGAGTCTGGCGGACAGTGGATTGGTCGACTGCACTGGAATTTGTGGCAAAAGGCATCAATCAGATACGCGAAACTTATGGTTCTACCGCTTTGGGTGCCCTAATAGCTCCTACCGCTACATTAGAAGAAAGTTATCTAGTTCAAAAATTGATGAGGACCGCAGGTAGCCCTAATATTGATCATCGTTTGCGTCAAATTGATTTTTCGGATCAAGAGCATGATCCAGTTTTCCCATGGCTTGGTTGTTCAATTGTTGAGCTAGAACAGAAAAATGCTTTCTTGGTAATTGGTTCCCATGTACGTAAGGAACATCCTTTAGTTAATCATCGTCTGCGTAAGGCAATGTTCTGGGGGGGGGGGGCATACTATGTTTCTGGATGCAGTAACCCGTGA
- the nuoC gene encoding NADH-quinone oxidoreductase subunit C, whose amino-acid sequence MGMISVMNRLSLAERLRNHFEDIYTACIQDRGQFILTMPREHLLEVGYKLRDEPDLRFDTLMDLCGVDYLTYGEGYWKEKRFAVVYQLLSIVHNERIRLKIFVEGDPPIVDSVIDLWRSADWFEREAFDLFGIVFDGHPDLRRILTDYGFIGYPLRKDFPLVGNVEMRYDPACGRVVYQPVTIEQRTLVPRVIRKDNRYAVTNDGNAGMDEGD is encoded by the coding sequence ATGGGAATGATTTCGGTCATGAATAGACTGAGTCTAGCGGAACGTCTACGAAACCACTTCGAGGATATTTATACAGCGTGCATTCAGGATCGTGGACAATTTATTCTGACCATGCCGCGAGAACATTTGCTAGAGGTAGGGTATAAATTGCGTGATGAACCAGATCTCCGTTTCGACACGTTGATGGATCTCTGTGGAGTAGATTATCTTACCTACGGTGAAGGTTATTGGAAGGAAAAACGTTTTGCAGTTGTCTATCAGTTGTTATCAATTGTCCACAATGAACGGATACGTCTTAAAATTTTTGTGGAAGGCGATCCACCGATTGTTGATTCTGTAATAGATCTATGGCGATCTGCAGATTGGTTTGAACGCGAAGCATTCGACCTTTTTGGTATTGTCTTTGACGGGCATCCAGATCTACGTCGTATTCTCACTGATTATGGTTTTATTGGTTATCCCCTGCGAAAGGATTTTCCACTCGTTGGCAATGTGGAGATGCGTTACGATCCTGCTTGTGGTCGGGTTGTTTATCAACCAGTAACCATTGAACAACGTACCCTAGTACCCCGCGTTATTCGTAAAGACAACCGCTACGCGGTGACAAACGATGGGAATGCTGGGATGGATGAGGGAGATTAG
- a CDS encoding membrane hypothetical protein (Evidence 5 : Unknown function) → MTFDIFNIVTVGPEIMILGGACIILMMDAFRSTPEEENVIIYWFSLIILLSGCGIIIINLGNNIGSALNGHFFKDTMGDLLKILTYFSVFISFIYSRVHVKRCNSLRGEFFILGLFAVLGMSVMISAGSFITLFMGLELLTLPLYIMAIFDYDSVLVSKIVVGYFIRGGISSGILLYGMSLLYGVTGSLNLIQISNIVQKLSMESTGQNQILLIFGTVFIIIGVSFKFGSLPINMWISNIYQDISSVVILFLSTIPKLIVFSIIVRLLVGTLDPLIRQWQQILIVIALFFIVAASSFMVRRQLLEKNFSVNMKNHISHPSLG, encoded by the coding sequence ATGACCTTCGATATTTTTAACATTGTCACCGTTGGTCCCGAGATTATGATTCTTGGAGGAGCTTGCATTATTTTGATGATGGATGCATTTAGATCCACGCCTGAAGAAGAAAACGTTATTATTTATTGGTTTTCTTTAATTATTTTATTATCAGGATGTGGGATAATTATTATTAATTTGGGGAATAATATAGGATCTGCGCTGAATGGTCATTTTTTTAAAGATACTATGGGCGATTTGTTAAAAATTCTTACTTATTTTTCTGTATTTATTAGTTTTATTTATTCTCGTGTTCATGTAAAACGATGTAATTCATTAAGAGGAGAATTTTTTATACTTGGTTTATTCGCGGTGCTAGGAATGTCAGTAATGATTTCTGCAGGAAGTTTTATTACTCTATTTATGGGACTGGAACTATTAACGTTACCATTATATATAATGGCAATTTTTGATTATGACTCTGTATTAGTGAGCAAAATAGTAGTGGGATATTTTATAAGAGGTGGGATTTCCTCTGGTATATTGCTGTATGGTATGTCATTACTTTATGGCGTCACGGGGAGCCTTAATTTGATTCAAATTTCTAACATCGTGCAAAAATTATCGATGGAATCGACAGGTCAAAACCAGATTCTTTTAATTTTTGGTACAGTATTCATAATAATAGGAGTATCTTTCAAATTTGGTTCATTACCTATTAATATGTGGATTTCAAATATTTACCAAGATATTTCTTCTGTAGTAATTTTGTTTTTAAGTACAATTCCAAAACTTATTGTTTTTTCTATAATAGTACGTTTATTAGTAGGTACACTTGATCCTTTGATAAGGCAATGGCAACAGATTCTTATTGTCATAGCATTATTTTTCATAGTAGCAGCAAGTAGTTTTATGGTGCGTCGTCAACTTTTGGAGAAAAATTTTTCCGTAAATATGAAAAACCACATATCTCATCCAAGTCTTGGCTAG
- the nuoD gene encoding NADH-quinone oxidoreductase subunit D — translation MAEIRNYTLNFGPQHPAAHGVLRLVLELDGEVVQRADPHIGLLHRGSEKLAESRTFNQNIGYMSRMDYMSMLCNEHAYVLAIERLLGIEVPIRAQYIRVMFDEITRILNHLLFLGTHGLDIGAMTMFLYCFREREDLFDCYEAVSGSRVHTQYYRPGGVYRDLPNTMSKYQPSKWNSQKDLERLNANRQGSLLDFLWDFTERFPGYVDEYETLLTENRIWKQRTVGIGVVSPERALQLGFSGPMLRGSGVEWDLRKKQPYEVYDRLDFDIPVGVNGDCYDRYLVRVEEIRQSNRIIRQCIEWLRHNPGQVIVDNHKVAPPSREKMKHNMESLIHHFKLFSEGYSVPEGEVYVAIEHPKGELGVYLISDGANKPYRFRVRASGFAHLAAMNEMASGHMLADVVAIVGTMDIVFGEVDR, via the coding sequence ATGGCAGAGATTAGAAATTACACATTGAATTTTGGGCCACAGCATCCAGCAGCGCATGGTGTTTTGCGTTTAGTACTAGAGCTTGATGGTGAGGTGGTACAACGAGCTGATCCCCACATCGGGTTACTTCATCGTGGAAGCGAGAAACTGGCTGAAAGCAGGACATTTAATCAAAATATTGGCTATATGTCACGCATGGACTATATGTCGATGTTATGCAATGAGCATGCCTATGTATTAGCGATAGAACGCTTGCTTGGTATTGAAGTGCCTATTCGTGCTCAATATATTCGAGTAATGTTTGACGAAATCACTCGCATTCTTAATCATTTACTCTTTCTCGGCACTCATGGCCTCGATATTGGGGCAATGACCATGTTTTTGTACTGTTTCCGCGAGCGTGAGGATTTGTTTGATTGTTATGAGGCAGTGTCTGGATCAAGGGTACATACCCAGTATTATCGTCCTGGTGGTGTGTATCGAGATTTGCCTAATACAATGTCTAAGTACCAACCGTCTAAATGGAATAGCCAGAAAGATCTTGAACGGCTTAATGCCAATCGACAAGGATCTCTTCTTGATTTTCTTTGGGATTTTACTGAACGGTTTCCTGGATATGTTGATGAATATGAAACTCTTCTCACCGAGAATCGCATTTGGAAACAGCGTACGGTAGGGATTGGTGTAGTTAGTCCAGAACGTGCGCTTCAATTGGGATTTTCTGGTCCGATGCTTCGAGGCTCTGGTGTTGAATGGGATTTACGTAAAAAACAACCATACGAGGTGTATGACCGTCTTGACTTCGATATTCCAGTGGGAGTCAATGGTGATTGTTACGATAGATATTTGGTTCGAGTTGAGGAAATCCGGCAGTCTAATCGAATTATTCGTCAATGTATTGAATGGTTACGTCATAATCCTGGTCAGGTGATAGTGGATAATCACAAGGTGGCTCCTCCTTCTCGGGAAAAGATGAAACATAATATGGAGTCACTCATTCATCACTTTAAACTTTTCTCTGAAGGATATTCGGTACCGGAAGGGGAAGTTTATGTTGCTATTGAACATCCCAAGGGTGAACTGGGGGTGTATCTGATTTCCGACGGAGCGAATAAGCCTTATCGATTCAGGGTTCGTGCATCCGGTTTTGCTCATTTGGCAGCAATGAACGAAATGGCGAGTGGTCATATGTTGGCGGATGTTGTTGCCATTGTTGGCACCATGGATATTGTGTTCGGGGAGGTCGATCGGTGA
- the nuoI gene encoding NADH-quinone oxidoreductase subunit I 2 — translation MYTTIIRYLKSLFLLELLAGLAITGKYLFGRKITVQYPESRTPLSPRFRGLHALRRYPNGKERCIACKLCEVVCPAFAITIEAESCVDGNRRTTRYEVDLFKCIYCGFCEESCPVDSIVETSEFEYIFERFGEQIITKPKLLELGDRYEQSIAADRILDACYR, via the coding sequence ATGTATACTACAATTATTCGTTATTTAAAAAGTTTGTTTCTTTTGGAATTATTAGCTGGATTAGCTATAACAGGGAAATATTTATTTGGTCGTAAAATTACTGTTCAATATCCAGAATCACGCACACCATTATCTCCACGTTTTCGTGGATTACATGCCTTGCGTCGATATCCAAACGGTAAAGAACGCTGTATTGCATGTAAATTGTGTGAAGTAGTTTGTCCAGCTTTTGCTATTACCATTGAAGCAGAATCATGTGTTGATGGTAATCGACGTACTACTCGTTATGAAGTTGACTTATTTAAATGTATTTATTGTGGATTTTGTGAAGAATCTTGTCCTGTCGATTCGATAGTTGAAACTTCTGAGTTCGAATATATTTTTGAACGTTTCGGAGAACAAATTATTACTAAGCCGAAATTGTTGGAACTGGGTGACCGCTATGAACAATCTATCGCAGCGGATCGAATATTGGATGCTTGTTATCGTTAA
- the nuoB gene encoding NADH-quinone oxidoreductase subunit B has translation MGIEGILEKGFVTTTADIVINWARTGSMWPMTFGLACCAIEMMHAGAARYDLDRFGIVFRPSPRQSDVMIVAGTLVNKMAPALRKVYDQMAEPRWVISMGSCANGGGYYYYSYSIVRGCDRIVPVDIYIPGCPPTAEALIYGILQLHKKIKRTNTIAR, from the coding sequence ATGGGAATAGAGGGTATTCTAGAGAAAGGCTTCGTAACCACCACCGCAGACATTGTAATTAATTGGGCGCGTACTGGTTCAATGTGGCCTATGACTTTTGGTTTAGCGTGCTGTGCTATTGAAATGATGCACGCAGGCGCAGCTCGTTATGATTTAGATCGTTTTGGTATTGTATTTCGACCTAGTCCACGTCAATCTGATGTAATGATTGTAGCGGGAACGTTAGTTAATAAAATGGCGCCTGCGTTACGCAAGGTCTATGATCAAATGGCAGAGCCACGATGGGTGATTTCTATGGGATCTTGTGCTAATGGAGGAGGTTATTATTATTATTCCTACTCCATAGTGCGTGGCTGTGATCGAATTGTACCTGTTGATATTTACATACCAGGTTGTCCACCGACAGCTGAGGCATTGATTTATGGTATTTTGCAATTACACAAAAAAATTAAACGTACCAATACTATTGCTCGTTAA
- the nuoK gene encoding NADH-quinone oxidoreductase subunit K: MISLSNFLILSVLLFCIGIGGILLSRKNLIILLMSIELILLAANMNFVAFSHYLGNTAGQVFVFFILTVAAAESAIGLAILVVMFRNRRTINTDDIISLNG; this comes from the coding sequence ATGATATCATTATCAAATTTTTTAATATTGAGTGTTCTATTATTTTGCATAGGAATCGGGGGAATATTATTGAGTCGAAAAAATTTAATTATTTTACTTATGTCCATTGAATTAATTCTACTTGCGGCGAATATGAATTTTGTGGCGTTTTCTCATTATTTAGGTAACACTGCTGGTCAAGTGTTTGTATTTTTTATATTAACCGTAGCAGCTGCTGAATCAGCGATTGGTTTGGCGATTTTAGTGGTAATGTTTCGTAATCGGCGGACTATAAATACTGACGATATCATTTCATTAAATGGATAA
- the nuoF gene encoding NADH:quinone oxidoreductase subunit F has translation MADTCRTENDNVCLTTLSFNPPWTLENYRKVGGYQAWEKILQEKTPTTKIIAEIKKSVLRGRGGAGFPTGIKWSFMPSNVQGQKYIVCNSDEGEPGTCKDRDILRYNPHSVIEGMAIAGYTIGATVGYNYIRGEFWEPYERFEAAIAEAHAAGLLGHNIGGSGIDFDIHTHLGAGAYICGEETALLESIEGKKGQPRFKPPFPAKYGLYGKPTTINNAESLSCVPSIVRNGGNWFNVLGEPICGGTKIFCMSGHVARPGNYEVSLGTPFLELLAMAGGVWKGHRLKAVIPGGSSTPVVPADIIRRATMDYGGLVRVGSMLGSGAVIVIDETMCMVRLLARISHFYAEESCGQCTPCREGTGWLARVLHKIEHGEGRPDDLDLLADVASKIEGRTICALGDAAAMPVTSFLKHFRAEFEYHIKHKKCIV, from the coding sequence ATGGCTGATACTTGTCGTACTGAGAATGATAATGTTTGTTTGACCACGTTAAGTTTTAATCCACCTTGGACGTTAGAAAATTATCGCAAGGTAGGTGGATATCAGGCGTGGGAAAAAATCTTACAAGAAAAAACACCAACCACGAAAATTATTGCCGAAATAAAAAAGAGTGTCTTGCGTGGAAGGGGAGGTGCAGGTTTCCCGACAGGAATTAAATGGAGTTTCATGCCTTCCAATGTTCAAGGGCAGAAATATATTGTTTGCAATTCCGATGAAGGCGAACCAGGTACTTGCAAGGATCGCGATATCTTACGTTATAACCCACATTCTGTTATTGAAGGAATGGCGATTGCTGGGTATACCATCGGTGCGACTGTTGGTTATAACTATATTCGGGGAGAATTTTGGGAGCCTTACGAGCGATTCGAGGCTGCCATTGCTGAAGCACATGCGGCGGGTTTATTGGGTCATAATATTGGTGGTTCGGGAATAGATTTTGATATTCATACGCATTTAGGAGCTGGAGCTTATATTTGCGGTGAGGAAACTGCGTTATTGGAATCGATAGAAGGAAAAAAGGGACAACCTCGATTTAAACCGCCTTTTCCAGCCAAATATGGTCTTTATGGTAAACCTACTACTATCAATAATGCTGAATCGTTGTCTTGTGTGCCCAGCATCGTGCGTAATGGTGGGAATTGGTTTAATGTATTGGGGGAGCCCATTTGCGGCGGTACCAAAATTTTTTGTATGTCAGGTCATGTAGCGCGGCCCGGTAATTACGAGGTATCTCTTGGAACACCATTTCTTGAATTACTTGCTATGGCCGGAGGGGTTTGGAAAGGACACAGACTTAAGGCGGTAATTCCGGGAGGGTCTTCGACTCCGGTGGTTCCCGCAGATATTATAAGGCGAGCTACCATGGATTATGGTGGTTTAGTGAGAGTAGGGTCTATGTTGGGGTCGGGAGCGGTCATTGTCATTGATGAAACGATGTGTATGGTGCGTTTATTGGCGCGTATTTCTCATTTTTACGCAGAGGAGTCGTGTGGCCAATGTACTCCCTGTCGAGAAGGTACCGGTTGGCTCGCACGTGTACTTCATAAGATTGAACATGGTGAGGGACGACCTGATGATTTGGATCTACTCGCTGATGTGGCGAGTAAAATTGAAGGTCGCACCATTTGTGCCCTCGGTGATGCTGCAGCGATGCCGGTAACTAGTTTTCTTAAGCATTTTCGAGCTGAATTTGAGTACCATATTAAACATAAAAAATGTATAGTCTAA
- a CDS encoding hypothetical protein (Evidence 5 : Unknown function) has protein sequence MFLDAVTRDYNYAPSAVMVAAPTLWLRELVAIAKAAQSITERIVSKDLISLWKDVEPEVAHQITAEYLVKSSSAIILLGNLAQSHPRFAELRALAGIIADLTGASLGYLPEGAGTVGAWLAGCVPHRGPGGNLVEVGQNWHNMVTGGVKGLLILGAELDHDCANSDAAVKGLRNTDFVVSLSPWNSRAQEDYADAILPVTPYAETSGTYVNLEGRWQGFQGAATPLGEARPGWKVLRVLGNLLDLKGFDYFSSEQVLSEVKELIGIITPNNFMPWRIPQEIKSSQKGLTRFGEVPPYAGDALVRRANVLQATPDGQIGVAARINATTATHLGLADFIMVTVHQGESKADLPLVMDNRVAEGCVSVPSAVLETATLGENFGDVKLIAVTATPDRIII, from the coding sequence ATGTTTCTGGATGCAGTAACCCGTGATTATAATTATGCGCCGAGCGCAGTCATGGTTGCTGCTCCTACCCTTTGGTTACGGGAATTAGTGGCAATCGCAAAAGCCGCTCAATCTATCACTGAACGCATTGTATCTAAAGATCTTATTAGCTTATGGAAAGATGTGGAACCTGAGGTAGCTCATCAAATTACTGCAGAATATTTGGTAAAATCTTCATCTGCTATAATATTACTTGGGAATTTAGCACAATCTCACCCTCGTTTTGCTGAACTGCGAGCATTAGCCGGAATAATAGCGGATTTGACAGGAGCTTCTTTAGGTTATTTACCAGAGGGAGCGGGAACGGTTGGTGCTTGGTTGGCTGGTTGTGTTCCGCATCGTGGACCGGGTGGCAACTTAGTGGAAGTTGGACAAAATTGGCATAACATGGTGACTGGAGGTGTAAAGGGTTTATTGATTCTGGGCGCTGAACTTGATCACGACTGTGCCAATTCAGACGCAGCTGTGAAAGGTTTGCGGAATACAGATTTCGTAGTAAGTCTTTCGCCATGGAACAGTCGTGCTCAAGAGGATTACGCTGATGCTATTTTACCAGTCACTCCCTATGCTGAAACTTCGGGTACTTATGTCAACCTAGAAGGACGCTGGCAGGGTTTCCAAGGCGCTGCTACACCGTTAGGTGAAGCTCGGCCAGGATGGAAAGTATTACGGGTACTAGGTAATCTTCTTGATTTGAAGGGTTTTGATTATTTTTCATCGGAGCAAGTGTTAAGCGAAGTGAAAGAATTAATTGGTATTATTACTCCAAATAACTTTATGCCGTGGCGTATTCCACAAGAAATTAAGTCGAGTCAAAAAGGATTGACGCGATTTGGAGAGGTTCCTCCTTACGCAGGGGATGCTTTAGTACGACGAGCAAATGTATTACAAGCTACTCCTGATGGACAAATAGGAGTTGCTGCTCGAATTAATGCTACTACTGCGACACATCTTGGACTTGCAGATTTTATAATGGTAACTGTACACCAAGGTGAGAGCAAAGCAGATCTACCCCTAGTTATGGATAATCGAGTAGCGGAAGGTTGTGTATCGGTTCCATCGGCTGTACTTGAAACGGCTACATTAGGTGAGAATTTTGGAGATGTAAAATTAATTGCGGTGACCGCTACGCCAGATCGAATTATTATTTAA
- the nuoH gene encoding NADH-quinone oxidoreductase subunit H 2 yields the protein MYDNLILVIWTLIKIVAVMVPLLTAVAWLPYAERKIIGYMQVRIGPNRVGPRGWLQPIADALKLMFKEITIPAGANKFLFLLAPVLTIATALGAWAVIPFSDTLVVSNLSAGLLYILAVSSMGVYGIIIAGWASNSKYAFLGSIRSAAQMVSYEIAMGFSLVGVVMGANSLNLGVIVNAQQGGILNWFFVPMAPLFVIYFLSAVAETNRAPFDVAEGESEIVAGFHVEYSGMAFAVFFLAEYANMILVSILASLMFLGGWLSPFEGLPVIGEPSILWLFIKISFFLLLYLWFRATFPRYRYDQIMRLGWKVFIPITILWIMLIGIIIVNGWAWWNV from the coding sequence ATGTATGATAATTTAATTTTAGTAATTTGGACCCTCATCAAAATAGTTGCGGTAATGGTGCCGTTGCTGACTGCAGTAGCATGGTTGCCCTATGCTGAACGTAAAATTATCGGCTATATGCAGGTACGCATTGGTCCTAATCGAGTGGGACCACGCGGCTGGTTGCAACCTATTGCAGATGCTCTGAAGTTGATGTTTAAAGAGATTACTATACCTGCGGGAGCCAATAAATTTTTGTTCTTGCTTGCTCCAGTGTTGACCATCGCTACTGCGTTAGGAGCTTGGGCAGTGATTCCCTTTTCGGATACATTAGTCGTATCTAACCTCAGTGCTGGTTTACTTTATATTCTTGCTGTCAGTTCAATGGGCGTATACGGTATCATCATCGCAGGTTGGGCTTCTAATTCGAAATATGCTTTTTTGGGATCCATCCGTTCCGCAGCTCAGATGGTATCTTATGAAATCGCTATGGGATTTTCTTTAGTTGGGGTAGTAATGGGAGCGAATAGTCTAAATCTTGGAGTTATCGTTAATGCTCAACAGGGAGGAATTTTAAATTGGTTTTTTGTTCCGATGGCACCATTGTTTGTAATTTATTTTCTCTCTGCGGTTGCGGAAACTAATCGTGCACCTTTTGATGTAGCAGAAGGTGAATCAGAAATTGTGGCTGGTTTTCATGTAGAATACTCAGGAATGGCCTTCGCAGTATTTTTTCTTGCGGAGTATGCAAATATGATTTTGGTCTCCATATTGGCTTCTCTAATGTTTCTTGGAGGATGGTTATCTCCTTTTGAAGGATTGCCTGTTATTGGAGAGCCTAGTATTTTATGGTTATTTATTAAGATTTCATTTTTTTTATTACTTTATTTATGGTTTCGAGCTACTTTTCCACGCTACCGTTACGATCAGATTATGCGATTGGGATGGAAAGTATTTATTCCAATTACTATTTTATGGATAATGCTAATTGGAATAATAATAGTTAATGGTTGGGCGTGGTGGAATGTATGA
- the nuoJ gene encoding NADH-quinone oxidoreductase subunit J, whose amino-acid sequence MKSFIFYIFSIILILSASAVITVRNSVTAALFLVLTFVTSAGLWILLEAEFLALTLVMVYVGAVMVLFLFVIMMINITIEPLGKNFAKYFPLGLLVMITMVVEMFLVLGSQSFGLEKFSNPIPHTVNYNNTAELGVVLYTDYVYPFEIAGVILLVAIISAIALTLRQRPKTKYQDVAQQVSVCREDRIRLVRISAAENVP is encoded by the coding sequence ATGAAATCTTTTATTTTTTATATATTTTCAATCATTCTAATTTTATCCGCCAGTGCTGTAATTACGGTACGTAATTCAGTGACTGCGGCATTATTTTTAGTGCTTACTTTCGTGACTAGTGCTGGACTATGGATACTATTAGAGGCTGAATTTTTGGCCCTCACTTTAGTGATGGTATACGTGGGAGCAGTGATGGTGCTTTTTCTCTTTGTAATAATGATGATTAATATAACTATTGAACCATTAGGAAAAAATTTTGCTAAATATTTCCCTCTAGGTTTATTAGTAATGATTACTATGGTAGTAGAAATGTTTTTAGTACTTGGATCTCAATCTTTTGGTTTAGAAAAATTTTCCAATCCTATACCTCATACCGTGAACTATAATAATACTGCCGAATTAGGTGTGGTGCTTTATACCGATTATGTCTATCCCTTCGAGATTGCGGGAGTAATCTTATTGGTGGCGATTATCTCTGCGATTGCTCTAACCTTACGGCAACGTCCAAAAACAAAATATCAAGATGTTGCTCAACAGGTATCAGTATGTCGTGAAGATCGTATTCGTCTTGTGCGAATATCTGCAGCCGAAAATGTTCCTTAA